From the genome of Anopheles funestus chromosome 2RL, idAnoFuneDA-416_04, whole genome shotgun sequence:
GCCCTCTGCCAAACCCCAAAATAGTCAAACCGTCCGGATCGTTAACGTAAACGTTTGGAGTCACTTTGgagaaatgataaaaataaactctgCATATACAATACTTtgaccctttttttctatttcgtcCACCCTCAACAACCAGGGCCGGGGTCTGGTTTGCAAACGTTTGTAAGTGAACCGAAGTGAATATCCTCTCATAAATTTATTActgattataattttcttcgtttaaattaatttaattcaattcaagATTATTTTAAAGCTAACGGCTCGATAAAAAACGATAACAAACCCTGCAAGAGAAAACTTAaccaaccttgaagtcgcgccagaatcgcaaaattattttggtaaattgagctacttttgtcgcgttcgcaaacgcgacaattgctaagcatgtagtgacggggtaacaCTCGATTCTCCACCCAAGCAGAAGATTTTAATTAGGCAGACAATGAACATTGACAAGTAGACAAATTCAGTCTCAAAAGGTCAAACACCATTTAATCTGCTGcttctatatatttttatataaattaatcTCAGCCGGCTAGGGTGTTTCGCATACATATATCCATTGCTTTATCACTTTAGATCATAGTACGCATAGCTTATCGTTATTCAATCCTCAAAGAAACCACTTAAAAAATGATGCCGTATATTTTGCGTATTTTGCACTGTTCTGGAACGCCACgtaaatataaaacttttatCGATCCATTATCAATCACTTGTACGATTTTGTATTCTTACTTTCAGAGGATGTCCCTACTATTGCGAGGAAGTTGCGAGAGTTTAACATAACTGAACAGGAAACAAATGAGGAACTCGAAACCTCTATCAAGGAGTCACTGGAACGAGCCATGAGCATGGGACTAGTCCGGCAAAATGCTGGAACCAATACGTACAAACTTGCAAACAAGTGGTTTTTGCCCGAATCACAATCCTTCCAGCGCGAACTGTATGAGGTTGTACAAAACATGCCGGAAGCTCTGAATGATTCATTGGATAGTTCATCAGAAGAATTTGCTACCACTTCCCATATGCAATTGGGCTGTATGGGACCGGGTATGCGACAACGACGCAGTCCTGCCCAAATACGAGCTATTGAGATTTATAAAAGGATGCGTGAGCAACGCGAACGGGAAGAACgcgaagcagcagcacgtgCCAGAAAACGGCGTAATTCTAGGTCTCAGTCCCGATCACGATCACGCACACGCCGTTCTAGTTCAAACAG
Proteins encoded in this window:
- the LOC125766615 gene encoding arginine/serine-rich coiled-coil protein 2-like encodes the protein MMPYILRILHCSGTPQDVPTIARKLREFNITEQETNEELETSIKESLERAMSMGLVRQNAGTNTYKLANKWFLPESQSFQRELYEVVQNMPEALNDSLDSSSEEFATTSHMQLGCMGPGMRQRRSPAQIRAIEIYKRMREQREREEREAAARARKRRNSRSQSRSRSRTRRSSSNRTRSRSKRNRSSTRSRSRSTRSARSSSRSRRR